In the Methanobacteriaceae archaeon genome, one interval contains:
- a CDS encoding 60S ribosomal export protein NMD3, with protein MFCPQCGSTDKEMIEGICKDCFLKDFQLISLPDEIKIVVCAHCHSNLKEGKWKELGLPEEEIIYQALEAAIEIKEIVENPEIDLEILKMRGSIAECLIQVKGSVMGDAVSQEYQANVRLNKSVCPDCSKFNSGYYETVIQLRADKRHLSKAEIESADNVVNETLDRMWEKSRMAYLAQRVEMKEGIDYYIGSQKSARKVISALKEVLGGITKESPRLISQDKSTGKGLYRTWISLRLPEFQVGDFIEYEDQIGQVKSFDSRKIIADNLKSLKNFSVLWKEYEKIKSPAKATEIKITSITSKSPTEIQILHPETFQPIDLSLTENLADFKIGQEVCVIQIHGEIYILPQLLNNN; from the coding sequence ATGTTTTGTCCACAATGCGGTAGCACCGATAAAGAAATGATTGAAGGTATTTGTAAAGACTGTTTTTTAAAGGATTTTCAATTAATTTCACTCCCCGATGAAATAAAAATTGTAGTGTGTGCTCACTGCCATTCAAATCTCAAAGAAGGTAAATGGAAAGAATTAGGACTGCCTGAAGAAGAAATTATTTATCAGGCCCTGGAAGCAGCTATTGAAATTAAAGAAATAGTTGAAAATCCAGAAATAGATCTGGAAATACTCAAAATGAGGGGTTCCATTGCAGAATGCTTGATTCAAGTTAAAGGATCCGTTATGGGTGATGCAGTAAGCCAGGAATATCAGGCAAATGTTCGACTTAATAAAAGCGTCTGCCCGGACTGCAGTAAATTCAATTCTGGTTATTATGAAACAGTTATTCAATTAAGAGCTGACAAGCGCCATTTAAGTAAAGCAGAAATAGAATCTGCCGATAATGTAGTTAATGAAACACTGGACCGTATGTGGGAAAAAAGCCGTATGGCATATCTTGCCCAGCGAGTAGAAATGAAGGAAGGAATCGATTATTATATCGGATCCCAAAAATCGGCCCGTAAAGTCATATCTGCTTTAAAAGAAGTTTTGGGAGGAATCACCAAAGAATCTCCGCGACTTATTAGTCAAGACAAATCTACAGGAAAGGGACTTTATCGGACATGGATTTCTCTACGCCTTCCAGAATTTCAAGTAGGTGACTTCATTGAATATGAAGACCAAATAGGTCAAGTGAAGTCATTTGATTCTAGAAAAATTATTGCAGATAATTTAAAGAGCTTAAAAAACTTCAGTGTGCTCTGGAAGGAATATGAAAAAATAAAATCACCCGCCAAAGCCACTGAAATTAAAATAACGAGTATAACTTCAAAATCACCTACGGAAATTCAGATTTTACACCCGGAAACGTTTCAACCTATTGATTTAAGCCTTACTGAAAATTTAGCTGATTTTAAAATCGGTCAAGAAGTTTGTGTTATTCAAATCCATGGAGAAATATATATACTTCCCCAATTACTGAATAATAACTAA
- a CDS encoding tyrosine--tRNA ligase — protein sequence MDLKSKIELITQGTLEIITEGELEEKLKKEQPIAYIGYEPSGKVHLGHTITVMKMIDLQKAGFKIKILLADYHAFLNGKGSLDEIKEVAEYNKKCFLALGLSPETEFILGSSFQTKEEYTTQVYQLALLTTLVRAKRSMAQITRDAEDHKVAEVIYPLMQVIDMVFLETDLAMGGMEQRKIHMLARENLPRIGKTAPVCLHTPLLHGTDGSEKMSSSKGNFIAIDDSPEDIKKKMKKGYCPVGEVEGNPVIEMAKHFIFPFTEKLIIKRPEKFGGNLELDYSELIDMYSQEKLHPLDLKNAVTDYLIEFLNPVREYMAEN from the coding sequence ATGGACTTAAAATCAAAAATAGAGTTAATTACACAGGGGACACTGGAAATAATTACTGAAGGGGAACTGGAAGAAAAGCTCAAAAAAGAGCAACCAATAGCCTATATTGGTTATGAACCATCTGGAAAAGTCCATTTAGGTCACACCATAACTGTAATGAAAATGATAGATCTGCAAAAAGCAGGATTTAAAATAAAAATACTCTTAGCAGATTATCATGCTTTTTTAAATGGTAAAGGAAGTTTAGACGAAATAAAAGAAGTGGCAGAATACAATAAAAAATGTTTTTTGGCCTTAGGACTATCCCCCGAAACAGAATTTATTCTAGGATCAAGTTTCCAAACCAAAGAAGAATATACCACACAAGTGTATCAATTAGCACTTCTTACTACATTAGTAAGGGCCAAAAGAAGTATGGCACAGATTACAAGGGATGCCGAGGACCACAAAGTAGCCGAAGTAATTTATCCCCTCATGCAAGTTATTGATATGGTATTTTTAGAAACTGATCTGGCCATGGGCGGAATGGAACAACGAAAAATACATATGTTGGCCCGGGAAAACCTGCCACGTATTGGAAAAACCGCTCCGGTATGTTTGCACACGCCATTACTCCATGGAACTGATGGATCTGAGAAAATGTCTTCTAGTAAAGGCAATTTCATTGCCATTGATGATTCCCCAGAAGATATAAAGAAAAAGATGAAAAAAGGCTACTGTCCTGTAGGAGAGGTAGAAGGAAATCCCGTTATTGAAATGGCCAAGCACTTTATTTTCCCATTTACTGAGAAACTGATAATTAAAAGGCCTGAAAAATTCGGGGGAAATCTGGAATTGGATTATTCTGAACTGATTGATATGTACTCTCAGGAGAAATTACATCCATTGGATCTTAAAAATGCAGTTACTGATTATTTAATAGAATTTTTAAATCCAGTGCGAGAGTATATGGCTGAAAATTAA
- a CDS encoding cryptochrome/photolyase family protein: MSRSENDSATIIFPHQLFENNPALFKGRKVFLIEEQLFFGDFKYTLYFHKKKLVLHRASMKYYQDFLKKQGYDVNYVEYQKDAKMSYIFNELEKYDINYIYCAELIDHLLKNRLINNCSDHQIKLVELEGPGFLTPLSWIDDYFENKKTYFLTSFYIAQRKRLNILLSDERPEGGKWSYDTQNRKKLPKNMQIPILLKLNTNNYIAEARDYVDKYFSENPGEVKDFFYPVTHHDAKKWLSDFISKRLVYFGDYEDSMQMDEPFLFHSIISSSLNIGLITPQEVIKDVLNAEAPLNSKEGFIRQIIGWREFMRAIYIREGTKQRTGNFFQNHKKINQKIYWGKTGVLPYDEVVSRVIKYSFAHHIERLMVLGNFMLLVDLDPHDIYRWFMEMFIDAYDWVMVPNVYGMSQYADGGIITSKPYFSSSNYLLKMSDFPRGEWCDVWNALFWRFMQKNWSKIGKNPRLALLKRHIKNKDKMNQQIQISEDFLNELFS; this comes from the coding sequence ATGTCACGTTCTGAGAATGATTCGGCTACCATTATATTTCCCCATCAACTTTTTGAAAATAACCCTGCTCTTTTTAAGGGCCGCAAGGTCTTTTTGATCGAAGAACAGTTATTTTTTGGAGATTTTAAGTATACACTCTATTTTCATAAAAAGAAACTGGTTTTACACCGCGCCTCTATGAAATATTATCAGGATTTTCTCAAAAAACAGGGCTACGATGTAAATTATGTAGAATATCAAAAAGACGCTAAAATGAGCTATATTTTTAATGAGCTGGAAAAATATGATATTAATTACATATATTGTGCAGAATTAATTGATCATCTGTTAAAAAACAGGTTAATAAATAATTGTTCAGATCACCAGATTAAATTGGTTGAATTGGAAGGGCCTGGATTTTTGACACCCCTGTCATGGATAGACGATTATTTTGAAAATAAGAAAACTTATTTTTTAACTTCATTTTATATAGCTCAGAGGAAACGGTTAAATATTCTTTTAAGTGATGAAAGACCTGAAGGTGGCAAATGGAGCTATGATACTCAGAACCGTAAAAAACTACCTAAAAATATGCAGATTCCTATTTTATTAAAACTCAATACCAATAATTATATTGCAGAAGCCAGGGATTATGTGGATAAATATTTTTCAGAAAATCCAGGTGAGGTAAAAGATTTTTTTTACCCGGTAACTCACCATGATGCGAAAAAATGGCTTTCTGATTTTATATCTAAACGTTTAGTGTATTTTGGTGATTATGAAGATTCTATGCAAATGGATGAACCATTTTTATTCCATTCTATAATTTCATCATCTTTAAATATAGGTTTAATAACTCCTCAAGAAGTGATTAAAGATGTTTTAAATGCAGAGGCTCCATTAAACTCTAAAGAAGGATTTATAAGACAAATAATTGGTTGGAGGGAATTTATGAGGGCCATTTACATCAGAGAAGGCACCAAACAGAGAACCGGCAATTTCTTCCAAAACCATAAAAAAATAAATCAGAAGATTTACTGGGGTAAAACAGGGGTTCTACCATATGATGAAGTTGTTTCACGTGTTATTAAATATTCTTTTGCTCATCACATAGAACGTTTAATGGTTTTGGGAAATTTTATGCTGCTGGTCGATTTGGATCCCCATGATATCTATCGTTGGTTTATGGAAATGTTTATTGATGCATATGACTGGGTGATGGTGCCCAATGTCTATGGTATGAGTCAGTATGCCGATGGGGGTATCATTACCTCAAAACCCTATTTTTCTTCATCTAATTATTTACTCAAAATGAGTGATTTCCCCCGGGGAGAGTGGTGTGATGTTTGGAATGCTCTTTTCTGGAGATTCATGCAAAAAAACTGGAGCAAGATCGGAAAAAACCCTCGTTTGGCGTTATTGAAAAGGCATATTAAAAATAAAGATAAAATGAATCAGCAGATACAAATTTCTGAGGATTTTTTAAATGAATTATTTTCTTAG
- a CDS encoding translation initiation factor IF-2 subunit beta: MSDYDKLLDRAIEQLPPEVFETKRFSVPKAYSVIQGNRTFIQNFREIADAMNRDPQHLLKFLLRELGTAGNLEGGRAIMQGKFTHFLINERLEDYVQKFVMCHECNRPDTKIIREDRIFLLKCAACGAKAPLKTL, from the coding sequence ATGAGTGATTATGATAAATTATTAGACCGGGCCATTGAACAACTGCCCCCAGAAGTATTTGAAACTAAACGTTTCAGCGTACCTAAAGCTTATTCTGTAATTCAAGGAAACAGAACTTTCATCCAGAATTTCAGAGAAATAGCAGATGCTATGAACCGAGACCCTCAGCACTTATTAAAGTTCTTATTAAGAGAATTAGGTACTGCTGGAAACCTGGAAGGTGGAAGGGCCATCATGCAGGGAAAATTCACTCACTTTTTAATAAATGAGCGATTAGAGGATTATGTTCAAAAATTCGTTATGTGCCATGAGTGTAATAGGCCAGATACCAAAATCATCAGAGAAGATCGTATATTTTTACTCAAATGTGCGGCCTGTGGTGCTAAAGCCCCTCTAAAAACTCTCTAA
- a CDS encoding response regulator: MSKTKVMVVEDESIVAIDISQRLDSLGYEVSATVSSGEKAIEMAEKTKPDIILMDIVLKGNIDGIEAAEVIGEKFKIPIVYLTAYSDEKTLKRAKYTGPFGYIIKPFEDRELHSVIEVALYKNEMDTRLKESEEKYRIIVNSMQDILFTLDLDERCTMISENQIKRYGVRAEDFIGKTTVEMFGEDNKIHQKANKRVLGGESIVYNWSGNIAHKPVYFQTSLSPLKNSEGELIGITGILRDISDLKKAEDALSHETEINMALAKLGKKLLNPTDIEYISNQVLKYAKDLTKSEFCFVGYVEPGTRNLKNFSLTKKVWEKCHIDNVFESEFSFNDVGGLWGWVLDNNEAILTNNPSEDSRCVGTPEGHIPIKNFIGVPAMLNDKRIGMIALSNSEEHYTENDLIVVQQLADLYALAIHRKLSEEKLRESEEKNRVIVEKFLKIVSEMMIEIR, from the coding sequence ATGTCTAAAACTAAAGTCATGGTAGTAGAAGATGAAAGCATTGTAGCAATTGACATTAGTCAAAGGCTTGATAGTTTAGGATATGAAGTCAGCGCCACAGTTTCTTCCGGTGAGAAAGCCATCGAAATGGCTGAGAAAACCAAACCAGATATTATTTTAATGGATATTGTATTAAAAGGAAATATTGATGGTATTGAAGCAGCAGAAGTAATTGGAGAAAAGTTTAAGATACCAATAGTATACCTTACGGCCTATTCCGATGAGAAAACTCTCAAAAGAGCTAAATATACCGGGCCATTTGGTTACATAATAAAACCTTTTGAAGACCGTGAATTACACAGTGTCATTGAAGTAGCTCTTTACAAAAACGAAATGGATACTCGGCTTAAAGAAAGTGAAGAAAAATATAGAATAATAGTTAATTCGATGCAGGACATACTTTTCACACTGGATTTAGATGAGCGCTGCACCATGATTTCTGAAAATCAAATTAAACGATATGGTGTGCGTGCTGAAGATTTTATTGGTAAAACGACAGTTGAAATGTTTGGAGAAGATAATAAAATACACCAAAAAGCCAATAAAAGAGTTTTAGGTGGTGAAAGCATTGTTTATAACTGGTCAGGGAATATTGCTCATAAACCAGTTTACTTTCAAACATCACTTTCTCCTCTAAAAAACTCTGAAGGTGAGTTAATTGGAATTACTGGAATTTTAAGAGACATATCTGATTTAAAAAAGGCAGAAGATGCACTTTCACATGAAACAGAAATTAATATGGCTCTGGCTAAGCTGGGAAAAAAACTATTGAATCCTACAGATATTGAATATATATCCAATCAAGTGTTAAAATATGCTAAAGACCTTACTAAAAGCGAATTTTGTTTTGTGGGTTATGTAGAGCCTGGCACAAGGAACCTTAAAAATTTCAGCCTTACTAAAAAAGTATGGGAAAAATGCCATATAGATAATGTCTTTGAAAGCGAATTTTCTTTTAATGATGTGGGGGGATTATGGGGCTGGGTTCTTGACAATAATGAAGCCATACTTACCAATAACCCATCTGAAGACAGTAGATGCGTAGGAACACCAGAAGGACATATTCCTATTAAAAATTTCATTGGCGTTCCGGCCATGTTAAATGATAAAAGAATAGGAATGATAGCACTATCTAATAGTGAAGAACATTACACCGAAAATGATTTAATCGTAGTTCAACAATTAGCCGACCTTTATGCATTAGCCATTCATCGAAAGCTTTCTGAGGAAAAGCTGAGAGAAAGCGAAGAGAAAAACAGAGTTATTGTTGAAAAATTCCTTAAAATTGTTTCAGAAATGATGATAGAAATTAGATGA
- the tmk gene encoding dTMP kinase: MYICLEGIDGAGKSTQVKLLEKWLEENGYDVEMIVEPTSSPVGVLIRKMLQDPRATEPEFQKMLGLLFAADRLALKDKLLENEENIDNDNKIMLSDRCFYSSLAYQSPFEWITEINKYAKRPDLVIFLDIDVKTAVSRCQGIDKFENESFLKKVSANYKKIGENSLKEHKKENFLVINANNGSNLVHHDIKKALAPYLGICVDGIVD, from the coding sequence ATGTACATTTGTTTGGAAGGTATTGATGGTGCAGGGAAGTCTACTCAGGTAAAACTACTGGAAAAATGGCTTGAAGAAAATGGATATGATGTAGAAATGATTGTGGAACCTACATCCTCTCCGGTGGGTGTGTTAATTCGTAAAATGCTTCAAGACCCTCGGGCCACAGAACCTGAATTTCAAAAGATGTTGGGCCTTCTTTTTGCAGCAGATAGATTAGCTTTAAAAGATAAACTTCTGGAAAATGAAGAAAATATCGATAATGATAATAAAATAATGCTTAGTGACCGTTGTTTTTATTCCAGTCTGGCCTATCAAAGCCCTTTTGAATGGATTACTGAGATAAATAAATATGCTAAAAGGCCAGATTTAGTGATTTTCCTGGATATCGATGTTAAAACTGCAGTTTCTAGATGTCAAGGAATTGATAAATTTGAAAATGAGTCTTTTTTAAAGAAAGTAAGTGCTAATTATAAGAAAATAGGGGAAAATTCCTTGAAAGAACATAAAAAAGAAAATTTTCTGGTTATTAATGCTAATAATGGCTCAAATCTGGTGCACCATGACATAAAAAAAGCATTAGCTCCTTATTTAGGAATTTGTGTTGATGGAATAGTAGATTAG
- a CDS encoding minichromosome maintenance protein MCM, translating into MTTSDKTKTSLAKFEEFFSTKYKDNVFEALEKYPDQRSIVVDYLDLEMFDPDLADLLIEKPEEVIKASRKAIKNIDPLRKNADLNIRLENVTNNIPLRFLRSKFIGKFISVDGIVRKTDEIRPRIVTATFECRGCMRLHEVTQSSNMITEPSLCSDCGGRSFRLLQEESEFMDTQTVKVQEPLENLSGGDQPRQILIVLEDDLVDTLTPGDIVRITGTLRTVRDDKTKRFNNFIYGNYTEHIEQEFEELLVSPEDEEKIKELAADPNVYDKIIKSTAPSIHGYRDVKEAIALQLFGGAGKELDDKTRLRGDIHVLIVGDPGIGKSQMLKYVSKLAPRGIYTSGKGTSGVGLTAAAVRDEFGGWSLEAGALVLGDKGNVCVDELDKMRDEDRSAIHEALEQQTISIAKAGIMATLNSRCSVLAAANPKFGRFDSYKSLAEQIDLPSTILSRFDLTFVVEDKPEEEKDRSLARHILNTHKEDRMHFEIDPELLRKYIAYARRNIHPVLTDKAMDVLEEFYVSMRNNSIDDDSPVPITARQLEAIIRLSEASAKIKLKPEVDTEDAHQAIKLTKACLKQVGMDPETGKIDIDKVEGRPPKSERDKLRILLDVIQELEEEYGGRAPTNILISEMADRYNVSEEKVEEFVRNLKHKGVIFEPSRGYLKVV; encoded by the coding sequence ATGACAACTTCCGATAAAACAAAAACATCACTGGCCAAATTCGAGGAATTTTTCTCAACAAAGTACAAAGATAATGTTTTTGAAGCATTAGAGAAATATCCGGACCAGAGATCCATAGTAGTTGATTACTTGGATTTAGAAATGTTTGATCCGGATTTAGCTGATCTTTTAATTGAAAAACCCGAAGAAGTAATTAAAGCTTCAAGAAAAGCCATAAAAAATATTGATCCCCTGCGAAAAAACGCAGATTTGAATATTAGATTAGAGAATGTAACCAATAACATACCTTTAAGATTCCTTAGAAGTAAATTTATAGGTAAATTCATTTCAGTGGATGGTATTGTCCGTAAAACTGATGAAATACGCCCTAGAATTGTTACTGCCACCTTTGAATGTAGGGGATGCATGCGCTTACACGAAGTTACCCAAAGTAGCAATATGATAACTGAACCCTCTCTTTGTTCTGACTGTGGTGGCCGTTCTTTCCGTTTACTGCAGGAAGAATCTGAATTTATGGATACTCAAACAGTTAAGGTTCAAGAACCACTGGAAAATCTTTCTGGTGGAGATCAACCACGACAAATACTAATTGTATTAGAAGACGATTTGGTAGATACTCTAACCCCTGGAGATATTGTAAGAATAACCGGAACTCTGAGAACGGTTCGAGATGATAAAACAAAAAGATTTAACAATTTTATTTATGGTAATTACACTGAGCACATAGAACAAGAGTTTGAAGAGCTCCTAGTTTCACCAGAAGACGAAGAGAAGATTAAAGAACTAGCTGCAGATCCTAATGTCTATGATAAAATTATAAAATCCACTGCCCCATCCATCCACGGTTATAGGGATGTTAAAGAGGCCATTGCCTTGCAACTATTTGGTGGTGCTGGAAAAGAACTGGATGATAAGACTCGTCTGAGAGGAGATATTCATGTCCTTATTGTAGGAGATCCTGGTATTGGTAAATCCCAGATGCTCAAATATGTCTCAAAGCTGGCTCCAAGAGGTATTTACACCAGTGGTAAAGGTACAAGTGGGGTGGGACTTACTGCTGCAGCTGTTAGAGATGAATTTGGTGGATGGTCCCTAGAAGCCGGTGCTTTAGTATTAGGAGATAAGGGAAACGTTTGTGTGGACGAACTTGATAAGATGAGAGATGAAGATCGTTCAGCCATTCACGAGGCCTTGGAACAGCAAACCATAAGTATTGCTAAGGCAGGAATTATGGCCACCTTAAACTCAAGGTGTTCAGTACTAGCGGCGGCCAACCCTAAATTCGGCCGTTTTGACAGTTATAAATCCCTTGCCGAACAGATTGATTTGCCGTCTACCATTCTTTCTCGGTTTGACTTGACTTTTGTAGTGGAAGATAAGCCCGAAGAGGAAAAGGATAGAAGTTTGGCACGTCACATTTTAAACACACACAAAGAAGACCGTATGCATTTTGAGATTGACCCAGAACTTCTAAGAAAATATATTGCTTATGCCCGGCGTAATATTCACCCGGTTCTTACTGACAAGGCCATGGACGTATTAGAAGAATTCTACGTTTCCATGAGAAACAATTCCATTGATGATGATTCACCAGTACCTATTACTGCTAGGCAGTTAGAAGCGATTATCCGGTTATCTGAAGCCAGTGCTAAAATAAAACTTAAACCTGAAGTAGATACAGAAGATGCTCATCAGGCCATTAAATTAACTAAGGCCTGTTTAAAGCAAGTGGGAATGGATCCTGAAACCGGGAAAATTGATATTGACAAAGTAGAAGGAAGACCACCTAAATCTGAAAGAGATAAATTAAGAATACTTCTGGACGTAATACAGGAACTAGAAGAAGAATATGGTGGACGTGCTCCTACCAATATTCTTATATCTGAGATGGCAGATAGATATAATGTAAGCGAAGAAAAGGTGGAAGAGTTTGTAAGAAACCTCAAACACAAAGGAGTAATATTTGAACCTTCCAGAGGTTACCTCAAGGTTGTATAA
- a CDS encoding DUF3656 domain-containing protein: MRNIPELLAPAGSIESMKAAVNSGADAVYLSGKNFGARHFAENFSEKEISEVVNYAHLNGVKVYVTVNTLVKDSELPAMDQYLLKLYQIGVDAILVQDLGVVNLAQRVVPNLNLHASTQMTIHNEESLKWLEKNGFKRAVLSRELSIDEIKSFVKSSDLDLEIFLHGALCYGYSGQCLLSSFIGGRSGNRGMCAQPCRKPYSLVYGPQDNYGRPHDLNKVDLPENFLLSTRDLAHYPQLDILIKSGIKSLKIEGRMRSPEYVGIVVGIYRRALDKIAKGNWKPLQEDMETLKLAFNREFTSGHLLPSPKNNIMAREKPGHRGLYLGDVKKIKGKDKKVIISLRTLTIPQKGDGLFFDIDNELKSTGFDLDAEPALNGKNLIVQAKKTVQINSKVYLTRKNDLKKLIPSFESKKRFLNLKIEFKVLENNYPELKAELVGPNGKISTKVKASMPMEEAINRPVSVDEIEKQVIKMGKKPFNVIFKNLNYDGTLFMPLREINQLRRDLIDSVENKLIQSYLPSPNELKSSFEEYNIVTEELKSSMKEYSEVKEELKDLKNIKNIKKNDSNTSLSAYISDIKTLKVAKKSNFNRIYLEPTLLPESEIYENCFNPNKNILKDKNAFQEKGLFDEFVNILIESNDICQNKDIEMVWKWPDISRLHILDLLKSISSEISQLDMGIMVGSPGLASYLHKNHPQWKVYGSSALNIWNNQSISHVSPLFSLLTLSPELSLNDIKPLLNKDLIVYNNSRADKQEQANLNPIDLEIILQGSLESIVSQECILSSNLLSNSQFKLFKENKEDDFFVGLKDVKNQIFPLKISADCQSIIQNSAEVCLVDYLPLLGKLGCCNFSIDARAKGPLYLEKMGHYYAKTLADSLNHSNLQIDKLKSKIKKVSTGGITAGNFLRGVNKTDLV, translated from the coding sequence TTGAGAAATATTCCTGAACTCTTAGCGCCCGCAGGGTCTATTGAATCTATGAAAGCGGCTGTAAACTCAGGAGCGGACGCAGTGTACTTATCTGGAAAAAATTTTGGAGCAAGACATTTTGCTGAAAATTTTTCTGAAAAAGAAATCTCAGAGGTTGTTAACTATGCCCATTTAAACGGAGTGAAAGTTTATGTGACAGTTAATACCCTAGTTAAAGATTCAGAGCTACCAGCTATGGACCAATATCTCTTAAAACTTTATCAAATAGGAGTAGATGCCATATTAGTACAAGATTTGGGAGTAGTAAATTTAGCCCAAAGAGTGGTTCCTAATCTAAATCTCCATGCATCTACTCAAATGACCATACATAATGAGGAAAGTCTGAAATGGTTGGAGAAAAATGGTTTTAAAAGAGCCGTGCTCTCTCGTGAACTCTCAATTGATGAAATCAAATCATTTGTAAAATCCAGTGATCTGGATCTGGAAATATTCCTTCATGGTGCTTTATGCTATGGTTATTCTGGCCAGTGCCTTCTCTCTTCATTCATAGGTGGTAGGAGTGGAAATAGAGGTATGTGTGCCCAACCCTGTAGAAAACCCTATTCTTTAGTTTATGGACCCCAGGATAATTATGGTCGGCCTCATGACCTGAATAAAGTTGATTTACCTGAAAATTTTTTGCTATCAACTAGAGACTTGGCCCATTATCCACAGCTAGACATATTAATAAAATCTGGGATTAAAAGTCTAAAAATTGAAGGCCGCATGAGATCTCCAGAATATGTGGGTATTGTGGTAGGAATATATCGAAGGGCTCTTGATAAAATAGCTAAAGGTAATTGGAAACCACTGCAAGAGGATATGGAAACTCTGAAACTAGCATTTAACAGAGAATTTACATCCGGACATCTGTTACCTAGTCCTAAAAACAATATTATGGCTCGGGAAAAACCAGGCCATAGAGGTCTTTATCTTGGTGATGTGAAAAAAATCAAAGGAAAAGATAAAAAAGTGATTATTTCTTTAAGAACACTTACCATTCCTCAAAAGGGAGATGGGTTGTTTTTTGATATAGATAACGAATTGAAAAGCACTGGATTTGATCTGGATGCTGAACCCGCACTCAATGGGAAAAACCTGATAGTGCAAGCAAAAAAAACCGTCCAAATAAATTCTAAAGTTTATTTAACCCGTAAAAATGATTTAAAAAAATTAATACCCTCCTTTGAGTCTAAAAAAAGATTTTTAAATTTGAAAATTGAGTTTAAGGTTCTTGAAAATAATTATCCTGAGCTGAAGGCAGAATTAGTAGGCCCTAATGGAAAGATATCTACTAAAGTCAAGGCAAGTATGCCCATGGAAGAGGCCATAAATAGACCTGTCAGTGTAGATGAAATAGAAAAACAGGTCATTAAAATGGGGAAAAAACCATTTAATGTTATTTTCAAAAATTTAAACTACGATGGAACTCTTTTTATGCCTTTGCGAGAAATAAATCAGCTAAGAAGAGATTTAATTGATTCTGTAGAAAATAAACTTATTCAAAGTTATTTACCATCTCCTAATGAATTAAAATCGTCATTTGAAGAATATAATATTGTAACAGAAGAATTAAAGTCCTCAATGAAAGAATATAGTGAGGTAAAAGAAGAATTAAAAGATCTAAAAAATATTAAAAATATTAAAAAAAATGATTCGAATACATCACTTTCAGCTTATATAAGTGATATTAAAACTTTAAAAGTAGCTAAAAAGTCTAATTTTAACCGAATATATTTAGAACCCACACTATTGCCAGAATCTGAAATATATGAAAACTGTTTTAATCCAAACAAAAATATTTTAAAGGATAAAAATGCTTTCCAAGAAAAGGGATTATTTGATGAATTTGTAAATATTTTGATTGAATCGAATGATATATGCCAAAATAAAGATATTGAAATGGTTTGGAAATGGCCAGATATAAGTAGATTACATATCCTGGATCTTTTAAAATCCATATCTTCAGAGATTTCTCAATTAGATATGGGAATTATGGTCGGTAGTCCTGGATTAGCCAGTTATTTACACAAAAATCATCCACAATGGAAAGTTTATGGTTCTTCAGCATTAAATATCTGGAATAATCAAAGTATTTCCCATGTTTCTCCATTATTTTCTCTATTAACCTTATCTCCAGAGTTATCACTAAATGACATTAAACCATTATTGAATAAAGATTTAATAGTTTATAATAATTCTAGGGCGGATAAACAGGAGCAAGCTAATTTAAATCCAATTGATTTAGAAATAATATTGCAAGGCAGTCTGGAATCTATTGTTAGTCAGGAATGTATTTTATCATCTAATTTGTTGTCAAATTCTCAGTTTAAGTTGTTTAAAGAAAATAAGGAAGATGATTTTTTTGTAGGGCTTAAAGATGTTAAAAACCAGATTTTCCCTTTGAAAATATCTGCAGACTGTCAAAGTATAATTCAAAACTCCGCAGAAGTTTGTCTAGTTGATTATTTACCATTACTTGGGAAATTGGGTTGTTGCAACTTTTCTATAGATGCCCGAGCTAAAGGACCATTATATTTAGAAAAAATGGGACATTATTATGCTAAAACATTAGCTGATTCTTTAAATCATTCTAATTTACAAATTGATAAGCTTAAGAGTAAAATAAAAAAAGTTTCAACAGGAGGAATTACTGCTGGAAATTTCCTTCGAGGAGTGAATAAAACAGATTTAGTTTAG